Proteins encoded in a region of the Mycolicibacterium duvalii genome:
- a CDS encoding esterase-like activity of phytase family protein, which produces MTASHLVRATATATIAALLLAGCSRDTDRETGAEAPSTPERATAAVDFELPDAQRYHRMATYPVYLNAPADRRDDETVAEISTVTPDGNTVIYTDAAGKRIGFLDVRDPANPVGQGTLSLSELGNADDQPTSVAAVGEYVLVVVDTTGGDFTNPSGRVDVVRVADRSRVHSVELGGQPDSIAVADNGAFAAIAIENQRDEEFTPPGGAEGGLPQPPTGFVALLDLTGAPQAWTPRRVDFDVETARAAGLDTPEDLEPEYVSINSRSQVAVTLQENNGIAIIDGRTGVVEQIFSAGSQSVSGIDTAEDGRVDQSGAITDTPREPDAIGWIGERHVATANEGDWKGGTRGWTIFDAGTGEVTWDAGNSIEQLAVRTGLHIEDRAESKGPEPEGLAITEIGGRPVALVASERSNFVAVYDVGDVAAPRFRQILPTTAGPEGILPVPARDLLVISTEADDAEAGVRAAVNVYGFGEQFAALGGRPPFPSIVSGDVDGTPIPWGALGALTADPADENRLYTSTDNAYGPSRILGIDLTRTPALIDTELPITDGGEPVALDVEGLAAQPDGGFVLAVEGEEGLGNQLVFVAADGTIQTRVSLPSDVAENLGGQGFEGVAVDGDAVWVAVQREVKTDPKGVARLGRYSPADDRWEWFGYPLDTTDAEGDWIGLSEIQVHDGSLLILERDKLNGPDARVKAIYRVSLPTEQGNVQVLPKTLARNLLPDLQAGRGYTQEKVEGFAVAGNGNLYVVTDNDGLDDANGETVFLDLGPAREALGG; this is translated from the coding sequence ATGACGGCCTCGCACCTGGTCCGCGCGACGGCGACCGCGACGATCGCGGCACTGCTGCTGGCAGGGTGCTCGCGGGACACCGACCGCGAGACGGGCGCGGAAGCGCCGTCTACCCCGGAGCGCGCGACGGCGGCCGTCGACTTCGAGCTGCCCGACGCCCAGCGCTATCACCGCATGGCCACTTACCCGGTGTATCTGAACGCGCCGGCCGACCGACGCGACGACGAGACGGTCGCCGAGATCTCCACCGTCACCCCGGATGGCAACACCGTCATCTACACCGACGCCGCCGGCAAACGCATCGGCTTCCTCGACGTTCGTGACCCCGCCAATCCCGTTGGACAGGGCACGCTTTCGCTCTCCGAACTGGGCAACGCCGACGACCAGCCCACCTCGGTGGCCGCGGTCGGCGAGTACGTGCTCGTCGTCGTCGACACCACCGGCGGCGATTTCACCAACCCGTCGGGCCGCGTCGACGTGGTCCGCGTCGCCGACCGCAGCCGGGTGCACAGCGTCGAACTCGGCGGCCAGCCCGACTCCATCGCCGTCGCCGACAACGGAGCATTCGCCGCCATCGCCATCGAGAACCAGCGCGACGAAGAGTTCACCCCGCCCGGCGGCGCCGAAGGTGGCCTCCCGCAGCCGCCCACGGGGTTCGTCGCGCTGCTCGACCTCACCGGCGCACCGCAGGCGTGGACCCCGCGGCGGGTCGACTTCGACGTCGAGACCGCGCGCGCCGCAGGGCTGGACACCCCCGAGGACCTCGAACCTGAATACGTCAGCATCAACTCCCGCAGCCAGGTCGCGGTGACGCTGCAGGAGAACAACGGCATCGCCATCATCGACGGCCGCACCGGCGTGGTCGAGCAGATCTTCAGTGCCGGAAGCCAATCCGTGTCCGGCATCGACACCGCCGAGGACGGGCGGGTCGACCAGAGCGGCGCCATCACCGACACCCCGCGCGAACCCGACGCCATCGGCTGGATCGGTGAGCGCCACGTCGCCACCGCCAACGAAGGCGACTGGAAGGGCGGCACCCGCGGCTGGACCATCTTCGACGCCGGCACCGGCGAGGTGACCTGGGACGCCGGCAACAGCATCGAACAGCTGGCCGTGCGCACCGGCCTGCACATCGAGGACCGCGCCGAATCGAAGGGGCCGGAACCGGAGGGGCTCGCGATCACCGAGATCGGCGGCCGCCCGGTCGCGTTGGTGGCCTCGGAACGCAGCAATTTCGTCGCGGTCTACGACGTCGGCGACGTCGCCGCGCCACGGTTCCGGCAGATCCTGCCCACCACCGCCGGCCCGGAGGGCATCCTGCCGGTCCCGGCCCGTGACCTGCTGGTCATCTCCACGGAGGCCGACGACGCGGAGGCCGGCGTGCGGGCCGCGGTGAACGTCTACGGTTTCGGTGAGCAATTCGCCGCCCTCGGGGGCCGCCCGCCGTTCCCGTCGATCGTGTCGGGTGACGTCGACGGCACCCCGATCCCCTGGGGTGCGTTGGGCGCTCTGACCGCGGATCCGGCCGACGAGAACCGGCTCTACACGTCCACCGACAATGCCTACGGGCCGTCCCGGATCCTGGGCATCGACCTGACCCGGACCCCGGCGCTGATCGACACCGAGCTGCCGATCACCGACGGCGGTGAACCCGTCGCGCTCGACGTCGAGGGGCTGGCAGCCCAGCCCGACGGCGGCTTCGTGCTGGCGGTCGAGGGCGAGGAGGGGCTTGGCAACCAACTGGTGTTCGTCGCCGCCGACGGCACGATCCAGACCCGGGTGTCGCTGCCGTCCGACGTCGCGGAGAATCTGGGCGGCCAGGGCTTCGAGGGTGTGGCGGTCGACGGTGACGCGGTGTGGGTCGCGGTGCAACGGGAGGTGAAGACCGACCCGAAAGGGGTGGCCCGGCTGGGCCGATACAGCCCCGCCGACGACCGCTGGGAGTGGTTCGGCTATCCGCTGGACACCACCGACGCCGAAGGCGACTGGATCGGCCTGTCCGAGATCCAGGTGCACGACGGGTCGCTGCTGATCCTGGAGCGCGACAAGCTCAATGGGCCCGACGCCCGCGTGAAGGCCATCTACCGGGTTTCGCTGCCAACCGAACAGGGAAACGTGCAGGTGCTGCCGAAGACGTTGGCCCGCAACCTGCTTCCCGACCTGCAGGCGGGCCGCGGCTACACGCAGGAGAAGGTGGAGGGCTTCGCGGTCGCCGGCAACGGCAACCTCTACGTCGTCACCGACAACGACGGCCTCGACGACGCCAACGGCGAGACCGTGTTCCTCGACCTGGGGCCGGCGCGGGAGGCGCTCGGCGGCTGA
- a CDS encoding TetR/AcrR family transcriptional regulator — protein sequence MAERLASGRHRLSREQVAANQQQRLFKALTAVMGNKGYHSTTVDDLIKEAGVSKATFYQHFTSKQDCFMSAYARMQQHVIAAVQAVPKTGTTMERFTVMLDRYLGFLSLDPPTARLFLVEVYAAGPDAIRRRVELQQQFITGVATIFDARSKDDRFACQMLVAAISMLVTQALTDGDPDAITALKEPILGFTEKVMER from the coding sequence ATGGCCGAACGACTCGCATCCGGTCGCCATCGTCTTTCCCGGGAACAGGTCGCCGCCAACCAGCAGCAACGTTTGTTCAAGGCGCTCACGGCGGTGATGGGCAACAAGGGCTACCACAGCACCACGGTCGACGACCTGATCAAGGAGGCCGGGGTATCCAAGGCGACGTTCTATCAGCACTTCACCTCCAAGCAGGACTGCTTCATGTCCGCCTACGCCCGGATGCAGCAGCACGTCATCGCCGCTGTTCAGGCCGTCCCGAAGACCGGTACAACGATGGAGCGGTTCACGGTGATGCTGGACCGCTACCTGGGCTTTCTGTCCCTGGACCCGCCCACGGCACGGTTGTTCCTGGTCGAGGTCTACGCGGCCGGCCCCGACGCCATCCGTCGCCGGGTGGAATTGCAGCAGCAGTTCATAACCGGCGTCGCGACCATTTTCGATGCCCGCAGCAAAGACGACCGGTTCGCCTGCCAGATGCTGGTAGCCGCGATTTCGATGCTGGTCACCCAGGCCCTGACCGATGGCGATCCCGACGCGATCACCGCGCTGAAGGAGCCGATTCTGGGATTCACGGAAAAGGTCATGGAACGGTAA
- a CDS encoding TetR/AcrR family transcriptional regulator, with protein sequence MSEIQSSSLRERKKAQTRLAIRREAFRLFDEQGYANTTVEQIAEAAEVSPRTFYRYFKIKEALLISDDHSSPIVRAFVDAPAELSVVAAYRHAMEQVFGGLSADERVNAIAGQQMLYQVPEARGLIYTEYIRLIGLLTDALAERLGPDTEEFERRVTAGAIVGVLIAISDDNPLPQSELSEALKILDARLS encoded by the coding sequence GTGTCTGAGATTCAGTCCAGCAGTCTGCGCGAACGAAAAAAGGCGCAGACGCGGCTCGCGATTCGGCGCGAGGCGTTTCGGCTGTTCGACGAACAGGGGTACGCGAACACCACCGTGGAACAGATCGCCGAGGCCGCCGAGGTCTCGCCGCGCACCTTCTACCGGTACTTCAAGATCAAGGAAGCGCTGCTGATCTCGGACGACCACAGTTCGCCGATCGTGCGCGCGTTCGTCGACGCACCGGCTGAGCTGTCGGTCGTGGCCGCCTACCGGCACGCGATGGAGCAGGTGTTCGGCGGCCTGTCGGCCGATGAACGCGTGAACGCGATCGCCGGGCAGCAGATGCTCTATCAGGTCCCGGAGGCGCGCGGCCTGATCTACACCGAGTACATCCGGCTGATCGGTCTGCTCACCGACGCGCTGGCCGAGCGCCTCGGGCCGGACACCGAAGAGTTCGAGCGGCGGGTGACCGCCGGCGCCATCGTCGGCGTACTCATCGCGATCTCCGACGACAACCCGCTACCGCAGTCCGAACTGTCCGAGGCGCTGAAGATCCTCGACGCGCGGCTGTCGTAG
- a CDS encoding molybdopterin-containing oxidoreductase family protein yields the protein MLYHVEDGKLVDVTGDPDHPMTRGGLCVKVKNFHEHHYQPDRLLYPMRRVGAKGAGEFERITWDEALAEIKTRWTSIIAEYGSQAIMPHAYLGHQGVLNGLTSGDAFFNRLGATVAEKTYCESGSSTAWHMTVGGSGGLDVESMAYSKYIIVWGMNMTSTNLHGWPFLLEARKNHGAKIVVIDPVRNRTARQADWHIPIRPGTDGALAMGLIGQIIAQGLVDTDYVQRYTVGYDELAARAAQYPPERVEEITGIPADDIRTLAYEYATTQPAAIRQGVALERSRGGGQAIRAITCLPALVGAWRHVGGGTMEMPIWEFPTKFDAICKPEWIPEGTRVVNELDLGMALTGELDLDPPIKSLFVYNSNPVSQGPAQEKTMRGLLREDLFTVVSEHFITDTAKFADLLLPATMQAEQLDIMVTWGHLYISLNQPAIEPPGECVPNVELFRRLARLMEFDDESMAYWNRTDRQMLIDFHDWDAPALAGITYEKLEEVGWMRLNVGTPDVRAPHAEGNFPTPSGRCEFKSSLAEGGNFVVPVWRSMYEAMQPGGYVDPVPDYIPPFESPQSNPVLAQRYPLSIISPKPHAFLNSQYGNSADKQKVQGGQRVFIHPADAAERGIGEGELVRVFNDRGTFQGPAALDDGLIPGLVMANVGHWQGKSGPTTVNAITADRHCGLGNAGVYGDNLVEVEKVDERDVRAKAAG from the coding sequence ATGCTCTACCACGTCGAGGACGGCAAACTCGTTGACGTCACAGGGGATCCGGACCATCCGATGACCCGCGGCGGGCTGTGCGTCAAGGTCAAGAACTTCCACGAACACCACTACCAGCCCGACCGGCTGCTGTACCCGATGCGGCGGGTCGGCGCCAAAGGCGCCGGCGAGTTCGAGCGCATCACCTGGGACGAGGCGCTGGCCGAGATCAAGACGCGCTGGACGTCGATCATCGCCGAGTACGGTAGCCAGGCCATCATGCCGCACGCCTACCTCGGCCACCAGGGCGTGCTCAACGGACTCACCTCCGGCGACGCGTTCTTCAACCGGCTCGGCGCGACCGTGGCCGAGAAGACCTACTGCGAATCCGGGTCGTCGACCGCCTGGCACATGACCGTCGGCGGGTCGGGCGGACTGGACGTCGAGTCGATGGCGTACTCGAAGTACATCATCGTCTGGGGCATGAACATGACCAGCACCAACCTGCACGGCTGGCCGTTCCTGCTGGAGGCGCGCAAGAACCACGGCGCCAAGATCGTCGTCATCGACCCGGTGCGCAATCGCACGGCCCGCCAGGCGGATTGGCACATCCCGATCCGGCCCGGCACCGACGGCGCGCTCGCGATGGGCCTGATCGGTCAGATCATCGCCCAGGGCCTGGTCGACACCGACTACGTGCAGCGCTACACCGTCGGCTACGACGAACTGGCCGCCCGCGCCGCCCAGTACCCACCCGAACGGGTCGAGGAGATCACCGGTATCCCGGCCGACGACATCCGCACGCTGGCCTACGAATACGCCACCACCCAGCCGGCCGCGATCCGCCAGGGCGTCGCGCTGGAACGCAGCCGCGGCGGCGGCCAGGCGATCCGCGCCATCACCTGCCTGCCCGCTCTGGTCGGCGCGTGGCGCCACGTCGGCGGCGGCACCATGGAGATGCCGATCTGGGAGTTCCCGACCAAGTTCGACGCGATCTGCAAGCCGGAGTGGATCCCGGAGGGCACCCGGGTGGTCAACGAACTCGACCTCGGTATGGCGCTGACCGGCGAGCTGGATCTCGACCCGCCGATCAAGTCGCTGTTCGTGTACAACTCCAACCCGGTCTCGCAGGGCCCGGCTCAGGAGAAGACGATGCGCGGCCTGCTGCGCGAGGACCTGTTCACCGTCGTCAGCGAGCACTTCATCACCGACACCGCGAAATTCGCCGACCTGTTGCTGCCGGCGACCATGCAGGCCGAGCAGCTCGACATCATGGTCACCTGGGGTCACCTCTACATCTCGCTGAACCAGCCCGCGATCGAGCCGCCCGGGGAGTGCGTGCCCAACGTGGAATTGTTCCGACGGCTGGCCCGGCTCATGGAGTTCGACGACGAGTCGATGGCCTACTGGAACCGCACCGACCGGCAGATGCTCATCGACTTCCACGACTGGGATGCCCCGGCGCTGGCCGGCATCACCTACGAGAAGCTCGAAGAGGTCGGCTGGATGCGGTTGAACGTCGGCACCCCCGACGTCCGCGCCCCGCACGCCGAAGGCAACTTCCCGACCCCGTCAGGCAGGTGTGAGTTCAAGTCCAGCCTCGCCGAGGGTGGCAACTTCGTCGTTCCGGTGTGGCGGTCGATGTACGAGGCGATGCAACCCGGCGGATATGTCGACCCGGTTCCCGACTACATACCGCCGTTCGAGTCGCCGCAGTCCAATCCAGTTCTGGCGCAACGGTATCCGCTGTCGATCATCTCGCCGAAGCCGCACGCCTTCCTCAACAGCCAGTACGGCAACTCCGCGGACAAGCAGAAAGTGCAGGGCGGGCAGCGGGTGTTCATCCATCCCGCCGACGCCGCCGAACGCGGCATCGGCGAGGGCGAGCTGGTCCGGGTGTTCAACGACCGCGGCACCTTCCAGGGCCCGGCAGCGTTGGACGACGGCCTGATCCCGGGCCTGGTGATGGCCAATGTCGGGCACTGGCAGGGAAAGTCGGGACCGACCACGGTCAACGCGATCACCGCCGACCGGCACTGCGGCCTCGGCAACGCCGGGGTCTACGGCGACAACCTGGTCGAGGTCGAGAAGGTGGACGAGCGCGACGTCCGGGCCAAGGCCGCCGGCTGA
- a CDS encoding SPFH domain-containing protein, with amino-acid sequence MAAWMVVVVFLVLVVVALGVGSLRVIKEYERGVAFRLGRLRGPLGPGLVIVLPGLDKLVRVDLRTVTLTIPPQEVITRDNVTARVNAVVLFRVTEPTKSVMAVENFAVATSQIAQTTLRSVVGRADLDTLLAHRADLNEDLAASIARQTEPWGIRVEVVEIKDVEIPEMMQRAMAREAEAERERRAKVISAHGELQASAELRDAAITLSESPASLQLRYLQTLLELGADQNSTVVFPIPMDIVRPFLENGRTTSDRPGGDPAVPHIRRVKADE; translated from the coding sequence ATGGCTGCATGGATGGTCGTCGTCGTGTTCCTCGTGCTCGTGGTGGTGGCACTGGGCGTCGGGTCCCTGCGCGTGATCAAGGAGTACGAACGGGGGGTGGCGTTCCGGCTCGGCCGGTTGCGCGGACCGCTCGGCCCCGGCCTGGTCATCGTCCTGCCCGGTCTCGACAAACTCGTGCGGGTGGACCTCCGGACCGTGACGCTGACCATCCCGCCGCAGGAGGTGATCACCCGCGACAATGTCACCGCGCGGGTCAACGCGGTCGTGTTGTTCCGCGTCACGGAGCCGACCAAGTCCGTCATGGCCGTAGAGAACTTCGCGGTCGCGACGTCGCAGATCGCGCAGACGACGCTGCGCTCGGTGGTCGGGCGTGCAGACCTCGACACCCTGCTGGCCCACCGGGCCGACCTCAACGAGGACCTCGCCGCCTCGATCGCCCGGCAGACCGAGCCATGGGGGATCCGCGTCGAGGTCGTCGAGATCAAGGATGTCGAGATCCCCGAGATGATGCAGCGGGCCATGGCCCGCGAAGCCGAAGCGGAGCGGGAGCGGCGCGCCAAGGTGATCAGCGCGCACGGCGAGCTGCAGGCCTCGGCCGAACTGCGCGATGCGGCGATCACCCTCAGCGAGAGCCCGGCCTCGCTGCAGCTGCGCTATCTGCAGACCCTGCTCGAACTCGGCGCCGACCAGAACTCGACGGTCGTCTTCCCGATCCCGATGGACATCGTCCGCCCGTTCCTCGAGAACGGACGGACCACATCCGACCGGCCCGGTGGCGACCCCGCGGTACCCCATATCAGGAGGGTGAAAGCCGATGAGTGA
- a CDS encoding nitric-oxide reductase large subunit, with translation MTDQFLEPAPTKAELAISKGWVQGVALVMVFGFLVMGMLAARTYSDSMPLPQRVVGPDGQTLFTEQQITAGQQIFLRRGLQQYGSVMGHGGYLGPDYTAEYLRLSADHVGQELRDAGAQDPTAAVVEMMRTNRYDEATGTLQFTAEQVSAFEEIRGHYADFFGTDSTEYGLIPQVITDPQEINDLTAFFAWTAWASAAEREGHSYSYTNNWPPEQRVDNTPTADILVWSAMSLIALLGGLGALFALYGRWSRKIGWHATETPSLAFRQPGKVEITPSQKATAWFFLVVAVLFLAQAVLGGAIEHYRAELSNFFGLDLAQLLPFNLARTWHVQLSLLWTAASFLAAGIFLAPIISGREPRRQSWLTYGLLGALFVVVAGTLIGTALSTFGVDWAKGSIFFDQQWEYLDLPRFWQILLVVGLFLWMAIIFRSIRSRLKTESKLNMPWLFFYAGLAIPAFYAVGMLAGTETHLTVAEFWRFWVVHLWVEDFLELFTTVMVAYIFVMLGVVRRKIAIQLIFLDVILYSVGGVIGTMHHLYFSGTPVEHMALGAFFSALEVIPLTFLTVEAWTFLQLGSRQQSRSSAPFPHRWAVMFLVAVGFWNFVGAGVFGFLINLPIVSYYQIGTALTANHAHGAMMGVYGMLAVGLALFALRYIIPPQRWPDKLAKLSFWSLNIGLAWMVFATLLPLGVLQLWHSVNDGYYEARTLTYITQQGNVVLEWLRMPGDFVFILGGVLPFLWIAWLGVRYGIKATTHTLPAETLFVEEHDEAAEDRTGLVTPQRSRYASDNRAVTDDTGAGP, from the coding sequence ATGACCGATCAGTTCCTGGAACCCGCTCCGACCAAAGCCGAGCTTGCCATCTCGAAGGGATGGGTTCAGGGCGTGGCCCTGGTCATGGTTTTCGGCTTCCTGGTGATGGGAATGCTGGCCGCCCGAACCTATTCCGACTCCATGCCGCTGCCGCAGCGCGTCGTCGGCCCCGATGGCCAGACGCTGTTCACCGAACAACAGATCACCGCAGGCCAGCAGATCTTCCTGCGGCGCGGACTGCAACAGTACGGCTCGGTGATGGGCCATGGCGGCTACCTCGGACCCGACTACACCGCCGAATACCTCCGGCTGTCCGCCGACCACGTCGGCCAGGAGCTGCGCGACGCCGGGGCGCAGGACCCGACCGCCGCCGTCGTCGAGATGATGCGGACCAACCGCTACGACGAGGCCACCGGCACGCTGCAGTTCACCGCCGAGCAGGTCAGCGCGTTCGAGGAGATCCGCGGCCACTACGCCGACTTCTTCGGCACCGACTCGACGGAGTACGGGCTGATCCCGCAGGTCATCACCGACCCGCAGGAGATCAACGACCTGACGGCTTTCTTCGCATGGACCGCCTGGGCCAGCGCCGCCGAACGCGAAGGCCACTCCTACTCCTACACCAACAACTGGCCCCCCGAACAACGCGTCGACAACACCCCGACCGCCGACATCCTGGTCTGGTCGGCGATGTCGCTGATCGCCCTGCTGGGCGGGCTGGGCGCGCTGTTCGCGCTTTACGGCCGCTGGAGCCGCAAGATCGGCTGGCACGCAACGGAAACCCCGTCGCTGGCGTTCCGGCAGCCCGGCAAGGTGGAGATCACCCCGTCGCAGAAGGCGACCGCCTGGTTCTTCCTCGTCGTCGCGGTGCTCTTCCTGGCTCAGGCGGTCCTGGGCGGCGCCATCGAGCATTACCGCGCCGAGCTGAGCAACTTCTTCGGGTTGGACCTGGCCCAGCTGCTGCCATTCAATCTGGCCCGGACCTGGCACGTGCAGCTGTCGTTGCTGTGGACCGCAGCATCATTCCTGGCCGCCGGAATCTTCCTGGCCCCGATCATCTCTGGCCGCGAACCACGACGACAATCCTGGCTGACCTACGGTCTCCTGGGCGCGCTGTTCGTCGTCGTCGCCGGCACGCTGATCGGTACCGCGTTGAGCACCTTCGGCGTCGACTGGGCCAAGGGCTCGATCTTCTTCGACCAGCAGTGGGAGTACCTCGACCTGCCCAGGTTCTGGCAGATCCTGCTGGTCGTCGGGCTCTTTCTGTGGATGGCGATCATCTTCCGCTCCATCCGGTCTCGGTTGAAGACCGAGAGCAAGCTGAACATGCCGTGGCTGTTCTTCTACGCCGGTCTGGCGATCCCGGCGTTCTACGCCGTCGGCATGCTCGCCGGCACCGAGACCCACCTGACCGTCGCCGAGTTCTGGCGGTTCTGGGTGGTGCACCTGTGGGTCGAGGACTTCTTGGAGCTGTTCACCACCGTGATGGTGGCCTACATCTTCGTGATGCTGGGCGTGGTGCGCCGCAAGATCGCCATCCAGCTGATCTTCCTCGACGTGATCCTCTACTCGGTGGGCGGCGTGATCGGCACGATGCACCACCTGTACTTCTCCGGCACCCCCGTCGAGCACATGGCGCTCGGCGCGTTCTTCTCCGCCCTGGAAGTGATCCCGCTGACCTTCTTGACCGTGGAGGCGTGGACGTTCCTGCAACTGGGTTCGCGACAGCAGTCCCGCAGCAGCGCCCCGTTCCCGCACCGGTGGGCGGTGATGTTCCTGGTAGCCGTCGGCTTCTGGAACTTCGTCGGCGCAGGCGTTTTCGGCTTCCTGATCAACCTGCCGATCGTGTCGTACTACCAGATCGGCACCGCTCTGACCGCCAACCACGCACACGGCGCGATGATGGGCGTCTACGGCATGCTGGCCGTCGGACTGGCGTTGTTCGCGCTGCGCTACATCATCCCGCCGCAGCGCTGGCCCGACAAGCTGGCCAAACTGTCCTTCTGGTCGCTGAACATCGGCCTGGCCTGGATGGTGTTCGCGACCCTGCTGCCCCTCGGTGTGCTGCAGCTGTGGCACTCGGTCAACGACGGCTACTACGAGGCCCGAACGCTGACCTACATCACCCAGCAGGGCAACGTTGTGCTCGAATGGTTGCGCATGCCTGGGGATTTCGTGTTCATCCTCGGCGGCGTGCTGCCGTTCCTGTGGATCGCCTGGTTGGGTGTGCGCTACGGCATCAAGGCCACGACCCACACCCTGCCCGCCGAGACCCTGTTCGTGGAGGAACACGACGAGGCGGCCGAAGACCGCACCGGGCTGGTGACACCCCAGCGCAGCCGCTACGCCTCGGACAACCGTGCGGTCACCGACGACACCGGGGCCGGGCCGTGA
- a CDS encoding TIGR03617 family F420-dependent LLM class oxidoreductase, with protein MRVDVMTTPQPLQSIGDLAQRTQAAGFDGMLFTETGRTPYLNAALAAQAAPGLELSTGVAVAFPRSPFVTAAMAWELQEATGGNFRLGLGTQVRTHVVRRYGVEFERPGPRLRDYVRAVKACFTAFRTGTLEHRGDFYSLDFITPQWSAGPIDAPDPKVDVAAVNPWMLRMAGEVADGVHVHPLGEPGYIARHVLPSLAEGAAKSGRSADELAIIVPVMTIVGDTDEERHRERELVRASMSFYGSTPNYAFIWDEAGFEGTTARIREKQKAGDFAGMAAQISDEHLAAFATESTWDGLADALTERYGGTATRLVLYNALSDMDRFERYGEVAQRISNS; from the coding sequence GTGCGTGTCGACGTGATGACCACCCCGCAGCCCCTGCAGAGCATCGGTGACCTGGCCCAGCGCACGCAGGCCGCCGGCTTCGACGGGATGTTGTTCACCGAGACCGGGCGCACCCCCTATCTGAACGCAGCGCTCGCGGCGCAGGCCGCGCCGGGACTGGAGCTGTCCACCGGGGTGGCGGTGGCGTTCCCGCGCAGCCCGTTCGTCACCGCGGCGATGGCGTGGGAGTTGCAGGAGGCCACCGGCGGCAACTTCCGGCTGGGCCTGGGCACGCAGGTGCGCACCCATGTGGTGCGCCGCTACGGGGTGGAGTTCGAACGTCCGGGCCCGCGGCTGCGCGATTACGTGCGTGCGGTCAAGGCGTGCTTCACCGCGTTCCGGACCGGAACGCTGGAACACCGCGGCGACTTCTACAGCCTGGACTTCATCACCCCGCAGTGGAGCGCGGGACCGATCGACGCGCCGGACCCGAAAGTCGATGTCGCCGCGGTGAACCCGTGGATGCTGCGGATGGCCGGCGAGGTGGCCGACGGCGTGCACGTGCACCCGCTGGGCGAGCCGGGCTACATCGCCCGCCATGTGCTGCCCAGTCTTGCCGAGGGGGCGGCGAAGTCGGGTCGCTCCGCGGACGAGCTGGCGATCATCGTGCCGGTGATGACGATTGTCGGCGACACCGACGAAGAGCGCCACCGCGAGCGCGAGCTGGTGCGCGCCAGCATGAGCTTCTACGGCAGCACCCCCAACTACGCGTTCATCTGGGACGAGGCCGGCTTCGAGGGAACCACGGCCAGGATCCGGGAAAAGCAGAAGGCCGGCGACTTCGCGGGCATGGCCGCCCAGATCAGCGACGAGCATCTGGCCGCCTTCGCCACCGAGTCGACGTGGGACGGCCTGGCCGACGCGCTGACCGAACGCTACGGCGGGACGGCCACCCGGCTGGTGCTCTACAACGCGCTGTCGGACATGGACCGGTTCGAACGCTACGGCGAGGTCGCGCAACGCATCTCGAACTCCTGA
- a CDS encoding YceI family protein, producing the protein MVWELDSSDGRLELTTGVTGPAARMGHRLTIAMAWRASVQWSGDEPTAVELTVDVDSLEVVRGEGGVTPLSGPEKAVARANALKVLDGKKFPHIVYRTSAVAEAAEGYVLTGTLQIRDRVRDCAIDLRVEDLGDSWRMSCDAVVSHADFGLKPYSLMMGAMKVADEVAVSFTAERAKTG; encoded by the coding sequence ATGGTGTGGGAACTCGACTCCTCGGACGGTCGGCTCGAGCTGACCACCGGGGTGACCGGCCCGGCGGCGCGAATGGGCCACCGGCTGACCATCGCAATGGCGTGGCGGGCCAGCGTGCAATGGAGCGGTGACGAGCCGACCGCGGTCGAGCTGACCGTCGACGTCGACAGCCTCGAGGTGGTGCGCGGTGAAGGCGGCGTCACCCCGCTGTCCGGACCGGAGAAGGCGGTGGCCCGCGCCAACGCACTGAAAGTACTTGATGGCAAGAAGTTTCCGCACATCGTGTACCGGACGTCCGCGGTGGCCGAGGCTGCCGAGGGCTATGTGTTGACGGGCACGCTGCAGATCCGTGATCGCGTGCGCGACTGCGCGATCGACTTGAGGGTGGAAGATCTCGGCGACTCTTGGCGGATGTCGTGTGACGCCGTGGTCAGTCACGCCGACTTCGGGCTCAAGCCGTATTCACTGATGATGGGCGCGATGAAGGTCGCCGACGAGGTGGCGGTGTCGTTCACCGCGGAGCGCGCGAAAACCGGGTGA
- a CDS encoding MerR family transcriptional regulator gives MAELLRIGDVAARTELSIKTIRHYDDVGLVTPSARSGGGFRLYTAEDVDLLIAIRRMKPLGFTLDEMRELLAALDTLASEDTGDAARAQAAEFLADCHARAEQACATLTRQLGYARELTDQLARYRR, from the coding sequence ATGGCCGAGCTGTTGCGCATCGGAGACGTCGCTGCGCGGACCGAGCTGTCCATCAAGACGATTCGGCATTACGACGACGTCGGGCTGGTCACCCCGTCGGCGCGCTCCGGCGGCGGCTTCCGGCTCTACACCGCCGAGGACGTCGACCTGCTGATCGCGATCCGCCGGATGAAACCGCTCGGGTTCACCCTCGACGAGATGCGCGAACTGCTCGCCGCGCTGGACACCCTGGCGTCGGAAGACACCGGCGACGCCGCCCGGGCGCAGGCCGCCGAATTCCTCGCGGACTGCCATGCACGCGCCGAGCAGGCGTGCGCGACGTTGACCCGCCAACTCGGTTACGCCCGCGAACTGACCGATCAGCTGGCCCGATACCGGCGCTGA